In one window of Tellurirhabdus rosea DNA:
- a CDS encoding YfjI family protein — MGQLDFNTPNIQDVYSPDPMPEYLQIPFTAELPHQEHQVSEPLQLGPVGTVQRNTGNDDEDRQKPSFKRNIGSAFPIEAFPAPLQNTIRETNKALGFPVDFTGMGILAAASAAIGNTFQLEIKRGWYTTCPLYLVVVGPPGSCKSHPLAFCMTPLRRKDNVSYKAYCQQRDEFDQYMALPKREKSEIQPAPVKPALSKTLISDVTPEALNHTHKNNPRGLCLHSDELAGWFGNFNRYNSGSESKVWLSMWSGQAITVDRVGGEPLMIPKPFVTVIGGIQNEILNDLYKENREKDGFTDRLLYGAPDGLGMQPFSEAELEDKTIREYEGVIERLLTLPLPYDDEGNCTPRTIRFNYAAKQRWIEWFNENTRLTNSQDDSDLKGVYSKLTVQCSRLALIIQLLNYSCNEAKEDAIELKSIEGAIMLTEYFRHMAQKVRQIVNGENAASELTGLKKCLYDELPEAFEKKVAKDLAKKVGVSSATLGRFLKEQQLFENVRHGHYQKIG, encoded by the coding sequence ATGGGTCAACTCGATTTTAATACCCCGAATATTCAGGACGTCTATAGCCCAGACCCTATGCCTGAGTACTTACAGATCCCTTTCACGGCTGAACTGCCACACCAGGAACACCAGGTCAGCGAACCCCTTCAATTAGGACCGGTCGGAACGGTTCAACGCAACACAGGAAACGATGACGAAGACCGACAGAAACCCTCTTTCAAGCGCAATATCGGGTCTGCCTTCCCTATCGAAGCGTTTCCTGCACCGCTTCAGAACACAATACGTGAGACGAACAAAGCTCTTGGCTTTCCAGTAGATTTTACCGGAATGGGCATCCTAGCCGCTGCATCTGCGGCAATTGGAAATACGTTCCAACTAGAGATAAAACGTGGCTGGTATACTACCTGCCCGCTGTACCTTGTTGTGGTAGGCCCACCGGGAAGTTGTAAGAGTCACCCATTGGCCTTCTGTATGACTCCGCTGCGACGGAAGGATAACGTATCATATAAAGCTTATTGCCAACAGCGGGATGAATTTGACCAGTACATGGCTTTGCCTAAGAGGGAAAAATCCGAAATCCAACCTGCACCAGTTAAACCTGCCCTCAGCAAGACTCTGATTTCGGACGTTACGCCGGAAGCACTGAATCATACGCATAAGAACAATCCACGAGGTCTATGCCTACATTCTGACGAACTAGCAGGATGGTTTGGCAATTTTAACCGCTACAACAGCGGCAGCGAAAGTAAGGTCTGGCTGAGCATGTGGAGTGGACAGGCTATTACCGTTGACCGAGTGGGTGGCGAACCCCTGATGATTCCGAAGCCATTCGTAACCGTTATTGGTGGAATTCAGAACGAGATACTTAACGACCTTTACAAGGAAAATCGCGAAAAGGACGGCTTCACTGACAGATTACTTTATGGAGCACCGGACGGCTTAGGTATGCAACCCTTCTCGGAAGCGGAACTGGAAGACAAAACCATACGCGAATATGAGGGTGTTATAGAAAGACTATTGACACTTCCTCTACCCTATGACGATGAAGGAAATTGCACTCCTCGCACTATACGGTTCAACTATGCCGCCAAGCAACGCTGGATTGAATGGTTTAACGAAAACACCCGATTGACAAATAGTCAGGACGATTCAGATTTAAAGGGGGTGTACAGCAAGCTAACGGTTCAATGTAGCCGTCTTGCCCTGATTATCCAACTCCTGAACTACTCCTGTAACGAGGCGAAGGAAGATGCTATCGAACTTAAGTCCATTGAAGGGGCAATCATGCTAACCGAGTACTTTCGTCATATGGCGCAAAAAGTCCGGCAAATCGTCAACGGTGAGAATGCGGCAAGTGAATTAACGGGATTGAAAAAGTGCCTGTATGACGAACTCCCTGAGGCATTCGAAAAGAAAGTGGCGAAGGACCTGGCAAAAAAGGTTGGTGTGTCTTCCGCTACACTAGGCCGGTTTTTAAAAGAGCAGCAGTTATTCGAGAACGTTCGTCATGGACATTATCAGAAAATAGGCTAA
- a CDS encoding HNH endonuclease, translating into MNLYKKSQWKVFRDTVFELDGNVCSVCGRSKEETILQVHHKKYIRGRNPWEYATQECITLCRGCHAAEHGLIMPKHGWEYVGDEDLGDLVGKCECCGSSLRYIYYILHQDWGVLEVGTHCCDLLTDSNIASNLKESRQRYEERRERFLSSSRWKQNEEILVIKQLGYFIEIRMNGQMFSITINGKRSYKTYQTIDDAKSKVFEVIETGKLMEYFNRNLK; encoded by the coding sequence ATGAATCTATATAAAAAAAGTCAATGGAAGGTTTTTCGTGATACTGTTTTTGAACTTGATGGAAATGTATGTTCTGTATGTGGAAGAAGTAAGGAAGAAACTATCTTACAAGTACATCATAAAAAATACATTAGAGGTCGGAATCCTTGGGAATATGCTACTCAAGAATGCATCACGCTTTGCCGAGGCTGTCACGCTGCCGAACATGGCTTAATTATGCCTAAACATGGGTGGGAATATGTTGGTGATGAGGACTTAGGAGATCTTGTAGGTAAATGTGAATGTTGTGGTAGCTCGCTTAGGTACATTTATTATATTCTCCATCAGGATTGGGGCGTTCTCGAAGTTGGGACTCATTGTTGTGACCTTTTAACAGATTCAAATATTGCATCTAATTTAAAAGAGTCGAGGCAAAGATATGAGGAGCGAAGGGAAAGGTTTTTGTCTTCAAGTAGATGGAAACAAAATGAAGAGATTTTAGTAATTAAGCAATTAGGTTATTTTATCGAAATTCGAATGAATGGACAAATGTTTTCTATTACAATAAATGGTAAAAGAAGTTACAAAACATACCAAACAATTGATGACGCAAAATCAAAAGTTTTTGAAGTAATTGAAACTGGAAAGCTAATGGAGTACTTTAATAGAAATCTAAAGTAA